A region of bacterium DNA encodes the following proteins:
- a CDS encoding DNA-directed RNA polymerase subunit alpha, which translates to MPIRLSKFEMPKRLVKDEATATPTFARFVAEPLEVGYGRTIGNSLRRVLLSSLEGAAISSVRIEGAPHEFCALPGVVEDVTDIILNLKKVLLKAQSRESRLLHLKVKGPREVKASDIQTDGTIEVLNPNQHIATLAADGVLDMTLEIRVGRGFCPAELNKKENQDIGRIPIDSIFSPVKRVNFSIENTRVGQRTDYDKLVIEVTSDGRISPDDALTVSAAVLRHHLDVFVDYDKNVVEFEDVEAKVDLERDQMLKTLNMSVNEIELSVRAANCLNNANITTVGHLAQKSEAEMLKYRNFGKKSLNEIKAKLTDLGLSLGMKFDDDLVKAMRGLETNKDSE; encoded by the coding sequence ATGCCAATCAGACTGAGCAAATTCGAAATGCCCAAGCGGTTAGTAAAGGATGAAGCCACAGCCACGCCGACGTTTGCGCGGTTTGTTGCTGAACCGCTGGAAGTAGGCTACGGACGCACCATCGGCAACTCCTTGCGCCGGGTATTGCTGTCCTCCCTGGAGGGAGCAGCCATTTCATCTGTGCGTATCGAGGGTGCCCCTCATGAGTTCTGCGCCCTTCCGGGGGTGGTGGAAGACGTGACGGATATCATCTTGAACCTTAAGAAGGTGCTGCTCAAGGCGCAGTCCCGCGAGTCGCGTCTGTTGCATCTGAAGGTCAAGGGCCCGCGTGAAGTCAAGGCCAGCGACATTCAGACCGATGGAACCATCGAGGTGCTGAACCCTAATCAGCACATAGCGACCTTGGCGGCGGATGGCGTGTTGGATATGACCCTGGAGATCCGGGTCGGTCGTGGCTTCTGCCCGGCCGAGCTGAACAAGAAGGAAAATCAGGATATTGGACGGATTCCGATTGATTCGATTTTCTCCCCGGTCAAGCGCGTGAATTTTTCAATTGAAAACACCCGCGTCGGGCAGCGCACGGATTATGACAAACTCGTCATCGAAGTGACGTCGGATGGCCGGATCTCTCCCGATGATGCCTTGACGGTGTCGGCGGCAGTGTTGCGCCACCATCTGGATGTGTTCGTCGACTATGATAAGAATGTGGTCGAGTTCGAGGATGTTGAAGCCAAGGTCGATCTTGAGCGCGATCAGATGCTCAAGACCCTCAATATGAGCGTCAATGAAATCGAGCTGAGCGTGCGGGCGGCGAATTGTCTGAACAACGCCAATATCACGACGGTCGGGCATCTGGCTCAGAAGTCCGAGGCGGAAATGCTGAAATACCGGAATTTCGGCAAGAAGTCCTTGAATGAAATCAAGGCGAAATTAACGGATCTCGGGCTGAGCCTTGGGATGAAATTCGACGACGATCTGGTCAAGGCCATGAGAGGGCTTGAGACCAATAAAGACAGCGAATAA
- the rpsD gene encoding 30S ribosomal protein S4 has protein sequence MGRYTGPACRLCRREGMKLFLKGDRCRMAKCPIETGRPAPGMHGARPSKKTDYCVQLREKQRLRRSYGLQEGQFKLFFERAASKRGVTGEMLLQLLEMRLDNLAFRLGFGASRRAARQLVLHGHLTVNGRRADVPSMTLKVGDKIEVKGRKQSQEAVKRVVDAKGHEASSWLTVDKVALKGEVLRIPTREEIAPLVNEQLIVELYSK, from the coding sequence ATGGGTAGATATACTGGACCAGCATGCAGGCTTTGTCGCCGTGAAGGTATGAAGCTGTTTTTGAAGGGGGATCGTTGCCGCATGGCAAAGTGTCCTATTGAAACCGGGCGTCCGGCTCCGGGCATGCACGGTGCGCGTCCTTCCAAGAAGACGGACTATTGTGTGCAGTTGCGTGAAAAACAACGCTTGCGTCGTTCCTATGGCTTGCAGGAAGGGCAGTTCAAACTGTTCTTCGAACGGGCCGCCAGCAAGCGTGGTGTCACGGGTGAAATGTTGTTGCAGTTGCTGGAAATGCGGCTCGACAATCTGGCCTTCCGTCTCGGATTCGGGGCCTCCCGTCGTGCCGCACGGCAGCTTGTGTTGCATGGACATTTAACGGTCAACGGACGGCGCGCCGATGTGCCTTCCATGACGCTGAAAGTGGGCGACAAGATCGAAGTCAAGGGTCGCAAACAGAGTCAGGAAGCCGTGAAGCGGGTTGTAGACGCGAAAGGGCATGAAGCCTCTTCCTGGTTGACCGTGGACAAGGTTGCGCTCAAGGGGGAAGTGCTCCGCATTCCCACACGTGAGGAAATCGCGCCGTTGGTCAATGAACAGTTGATCGTTGAGTTGTACTCTAAGTAA
- the rpsK gene encoding 30S ribosomal protein S11, with amino-acid sequence MADVKEKVEEKNGAKPEAAAAPGPDALAGGPEGAARPVRQQRVRTGRVVPFGIVHIRATFNNTIISVSDSKGGVIAWSTSGRAGFKGSRKSTAFAASVVAQEVARQAVARGMQEVEVRVQGPGAGRESAIRALQSAGLNLTMIKDVTPMPHNGCRPRKRRRV; translated from the coding sequence ATGGCAGACGTTAAAGAAAAAGTTGAAGAAAAGAATGGCGCCAAGCCGGAGGCTGCGGCAGCTCCGGGTCCGGACGCTTTGGCGGGAGGCCCCGAAGGGGCAGCTCGTCCGGTTCGGCAGCAGCGCGTCCGTACAGGGCGTGTGGTTCCGTTTGGGATCGTCCATATCCGGGCCACATTCAACAATACGATTATTTCGGTTTCGGATAGTAAAGGTGGCGTGATTGCGTGGAGCACATCAGGTCGTGCGGGATTCAAGGGATCCCGTAAGAGCACCGCCTTTGCCGCCAGTGTGGTGGCGCAGGAAGTGGCGCGACAGGCGGTCGCCCGCGGCATGCAGGAAGTAGAAGTACGTGTTCAGGGGCCGGGGGCAGGTCGTGAATCAGCGATTCGCGCATTGCAGTCTGCCGGATTGAACCTCACCATGATCAAAGATGTGACGCCTATGCCGCATAACGGTTGCCGGCCTCGCAAACGTCGCCGCGTCTAA
- the rpsM gene encoding 30S ribosomal protein S13, with amino-acid sequence MPRILGVDIPGKKCIEYSLRYLYGIGPTNARQVIDEAKIDPVKKADDLTDEELARIINVIQNTYRIEGDLRREVAQNIRRLISIGSYRGIRHKRGLPVRGQRTSTNARTRKGPRRTVGAVRGKEARAAAKQ; translated from the coding sequence ATGCCCAGAATATTAGGTGTGGATATACCAGGTAAGAAGTGCATTGAGTATTCGTTGCGCTATCTTTATGGAATTGGACCAACTAACGCCCGTCAAGTGATTGACGAGGCCAAGATCGACCCGGTGAAAAAAGCCGATGATCTCACGGATGAAGAGTTGGCCAGAATTATTAATGTGATCCAAAATACTTACCGGATCGAGGGTGATTTGCGCCGCGAAGTGGCACAGAACATTCGACGTCTGATCAGTATCGGAAGTTACCGGGGTATTCGTCATAAGCGCGGACTCCCTGTTCGGGGCCAGCGCACAAGTACGAATGCGCGTACCCGCAAGGGACCGCGGCGCACAGTGGGTGCGGTTCGCGGAAAAGAAGCGCGGGCGGCCGCGAAGCAGTAA
- the rpmJ gene encoding 50S ribosomal protein L36 gives MKVRSSVKRICERCKIVRRRGVVRVICTNSRHKQRQG, from the coding sequence ATGAAGGTCAGAAGTTCAGTCAAGCGGATTTGTGAGCGCTGCAAGATTGTGCGCCGCCGGGGTGTGGTGCGAGTGATTTGCACCAATTCACGTCATAAGCAGCGTCAAGGTTAA
- the map gene encoding type I methionyl aminopeptidase gives MIILKNRDEIRKMRESGRIAACIREELARLVSPGITTRELDAKAAQLIAAMGAKSAFLGYRGYPGNVCISIDSEVVHGIPGDRRIEIGQIVSLDVGVMFGGFIGDTATTVMVGVTDPDIIRLVRATEQALAAGIEKARAGKRLGDISHAVEATVVQSGFSVVRDFVGHGVGRKLHEDPQIPNFGTAGAGPKLKVGMTLAIEPMVNMGGSAVNVLGDGWTVCTADGRPSAHFEHTVAICEDGPEILTAV, from the coding sequence ATGATCATTCTCAAGAATCGGGATGAGATTCGCAAGATGCGGGAAAGTGGCCGTATCGCGGCATGCATCCGGGAGGAACTGGCCCGGCTGGTATCGCCGGGAATCACGACCCGGGAATTGGATGCCAAGGCCGCCCAGTTGATTGCGGCCATGGGTGCGAAAAGCGCGTTTTTAGGGTATCGCGGCTATCCCGGGAATGTGTGTATTTCGATCGACTCGGAAGTGGTTCACGGGATTCCCGGTGATCGCCGGATTGAAATCGGTCAGATTGTCAGTCTGGATGTCGGGGTGATGTTTGGTGGGTTTATTGGTGACACCGCCACAACGGTCATGGTCGGGGTAACGGATCCGGATATCATTCGGTTGGTTCGGGCTACCGAGCAGGCCCTGGCGGCGGGGATCGAGAAGGCCCGCGCCGGGAAACGGCTGGGAGATATCTCCCATGCGGTGGAAGCGACCGTGGTGCAGTCGGGGTTTTCGGTGGTGCGGGATTTTGTCGGACATGGGGTGGGGCGGAAGCTTCACGAAGATCCGCAAATTCCGAATTTCGGAACCGCAGGAGCGGGGCCGAAATTGAAGGTTGGCATGACGCTGGCAATTGAGCCCATGGTGAATATGGGAGGCAGCGCCGTGAATGTGCTGGGTGATGGATGGACCGTCTGTACGGCAGATGGCAGGCCATCGGCGCATTTTGAGCATACGGTGGCGATCTGTGAGGATGGCCCTGAAATTTTGACAGCGGTATGA
- a CDS encoding adenylate kinase, producing MKTIILLGAPGAGKGTIAEGIRNESAFIHVSTGDMLREAVKNGTVVGRQAEGYMKRGELVPDDVIVGIVGERLERGARDLAYMFDGFPRTLDQARLLDETLARYASKVDKVFLLDAPRDLLLARLTGRRVCRKCGQSYHVINIPPKKEGICDLCGGELYQRADDSESTILNRLEVYTKQTESLISYYEKKGVLVRVDSARQRQATVAEILAVAKPLIAS from the coding sequence ATGAAGACAATTATTTTACTTGGGGCGCCGGGCGCAGGCAAGGGGACCATTGCTGAAGGGATACGCAATGAGAGCGCGTTTATCCATGTGTCCACCGGCGATATGCTGCGGGAAGCCGTCAAGAACGGGACCGTTGTCGGACGTCAGGCCGAAGGCTACATGAAACGGGGCGAATTGGTGCCGGATGATGTCATTGTCGGCATTGTCGGGGAGCGTCTGGAGCGGGGGGCGCGGGACCTGGCCTATATGTTTGATGGATTTCCGCGAACCCTTGATCAGGCGCGGTTGCTGGATGAGACGCTGGCCCGGTACGCTTCGAAAGTCGACAAGGTATTTCTGCTGGATGCACCCCGCGACCTGTTGCTGGCCCGCCTGACGGGGCGTCGGGTATGCCGCAAATGCGGCCAGAGCTACCACGTCATCAATATTCCGCCGAAAAAAGAAGGCATTTGCGATCTCTGCGGCGGCGAGTTGTATCAGCGGGCCGATGACAGCGAGTCCACCATTTTGAACCGTTTAGAGGTATATACGAAGCAGACGGAAAGTCTTATTTCTTATTACGAGAAAAAAGGCGTGCTCGTCCGTGTCGATTCCGCCAGGCAGCGGCAGGCGACGGTGGCGGAGATCCTGGCGGTTGCGAAACCGCTCATTGCTTCATGA
- the secY gene encoding preprotein translocase subunit SecY has translation MLSAFTNSFKIPELRSRILFTMGLIFICRLVAHVPTPGVDAVALQRVVADIEKSSGGGVLGLLDMFSGGALSNCAVGALGIMPYISASIILQLLSAVVPVLGRLKLEGDTGRQKLTQYTRMLTVFLCVIQGWFMGATLENPAMLGLPEGVNLVLNPGIGFKLMTIVTMTTGTIFIMWLGEQITQRGIGNGISLIITQGIVSRLPAAVAYVIQMFHVGEDGLRQFNPVFLVVMVFALFGVVAGTIMLTQGQRKIPIQYAKRVVGRKVYGGQSTFMPLRINYSGVMPIIFAQSILMFPAILLRRIPGDFAQKMADSLTMDTGLYMLLYGIMILFFSYFWVATQFNPVQIADDLKKYGGYVPGVRPGGPTAEFLDMTMTKITLAGAIFLTIIAVIPSVMNRQFGVPWLVSSFFGGTSLLITVGVMLDTMRQVESHLLMRHYDGFLHKGKLHGRR, from the coding sequence ATGCTTTCTGCGTTCACGAATAGCTTCAAGATTCCTGAGTTGAGGTCCCGTATTTTATTTACGATGGGACTGATTTTCATTTGCCGCCTGGTGGCTCATGTCCCGACTCCCGGGGTGGACGCAGTCGCATTGCAGCGTGTCGTTGCTGATATCGAAAAAAGCTCGGGCGGGGGCGTCCTGGGCTTGCTTGATATGTTTAGCGGTGGGGCATTGAGTAATTGCGCGGTGGGCGCGCTGGGGATTATGCCCTACATCAGCGCCTCCATCATCCTGCAGTTGCTTAGCGCGGTTGTTCCGGTGCTGGGACGCTTGAAGCTGGAAGGGGACACCGGACGTCAGAAGCTGACGCAGTATACCCGTATGCTGACGGTGTTTTTGTGCGTCATCCAAGGCTGGTTTATGGGCGCGACGCTTGAAAATCCCGCGATGCTCGGGCTCCCGGAAGGAGTCAACCTCGTATTAAATCCCGGGATTGGCTTTAAGCTGATGACCATTGTCACGATGACGACCGGGACCATCTTTATCATGTGGTTGGGCGAGCAGATCACGCAGCGCGGGATCGGGAATGGGATATCGCTGATCATCACCCAGGGGATCGTCAGCCGCCTCCCTGCGGCGGTGGCCTATGTCATTCAGATGTTTCACGTGGGCGAGGATGGCCTCCGTCAATTCAATCCGGTATTCCTCGTCGTGATGGTGTTCGCTCTCTTCGGAGTCGTCGCTGGCACGATTATGCTGACACAGGGGCAACGCAAGATCCCGATTCAGTATGCCAAGCGGGTGGTGGGACGCAAGGTCTATGGCGGACAAAGCACCTTCATGCCGTTGCGGATTAATTACTCGGGGGTGATGCCCATTATCTTCGCCCAGTCGATCCTGATGTTCCCCGCGATTCTGTTGCGGCGCATCCCTGGTGATTTTGCCCAAAAGATGGCAGACAGTCTGACGATGGACACGGGGCTGTATATGCTGCTGTATGGCATCATGATTCTCTTTTTCTCCTATTTCTGGGTGGCCACCCAGTTTAATCCGGTGCAGATTGCGGATGATTTGAAGAAATATGGCGGCTATGTGCCGGGCGTCCGTCCGGGCGGGCCAACCGCTGAATTCCTGGATATGACCATGACGAAGATTACCTTGGCGGGTGCGATTTTTCTGACGATTATTGCGGTGATTCCTTCCGTAATGAACCGGCAGTTTGGCGTCCCCTGGCTGGTATCCTCCTTTTTCGGCGGAACGAGTTTGCTGATTACCGTGGGCGTGATGTTGGACACCATGCGTCAGGTTGAATCGCATCTACTCATGCGGCATTACGACGGATTCCTGCATAAGGGCAAACTGCACGGCCGGCGATAA
- the rplO gene encoding 50S ribosomal protein L15 has translation MNLHSLKNTTGAKSTRKRLGRGVGSGLGKTSGRGHKGQFARSGHKHKLGFEGGQMRLIRRIPKRGFTNISRKEFLPVNVSALSVFEAGTEVTPELMKAKGMANGLADGIKILGNGSITKKLIVKAHAFSADAKAKIEAAGGACEIVT, from the coding sequence ATGAACTTGCATTCATTGAAAAATACGACAGGCGCGAAATCGACAAGAAAGCGTCTTGGACGGGGCGTGGGTTCCGGACTGGGAAAGACATCCGGCCGGGGTCACAAGGGACAATTTGCGCGTTCAGGGCACAAGCACAAGCTGGGCTTTGAAGGCGGTCAGATGCGCCTGATCCGGCGTATCCCGAAACGGGGCTTTACGAATATCTCGCGGAAGGAATTCCTGCCCGTGAACGTATCTGCGTTGAGCGTGTTTGAGGCCGGTACTGAGGTGACTCCTGAGCTGATGAAGGCGAAGGGCATGGCCAACGGGCTGGCGGATGGGATTAAGATCCTGGGTAATGGGTCGATCACGAAGAAACTGATCGTCAAGGCTCACGCGTTCAGCGCCGATGCCAAAGCGAAAATTGAGGCTGCCGGCGGAGCCTGTGAGATCGTCACGTAA
- the rpsE gene encoding 30S ribosomal protein S5, with translation MKERTRADNNSDSSGEVEERVVFVNRCAKVVKGGRRFSFSAIVVVGNRNGMVGYGFGKANEVADAIRKGGEIARRSMIHVTLKDRTIPHEVTGQCDGGYILLKPASQGTGVIAGGGMRAVLELSGIHDILGKSLGSGNKVNVVKATINALESLRSRDEIMAARQN, from the coding sequence ATGAAAGAACGAACAAGGGCGGATAATAATTCGGACTCCTCCGGCGAAGTCGAGGAGCGTGTGGTGTTTGTCAACCGCTGTGCAAAAGTGGTTAAGGGCGGACGCCGGTTTAGCTTTAGCGCGATTGTCGTGGTCGGCAACCGCAATGGAATGGTCGGATATGGATTCGGGAAAGCCAACGAAGTGGCGGACGCGATCCGTAAGGGCGGCGAAATCGCCCGCCGGAGCATGATCCACGTGACGCTCAAGGACCGCACTATTCCGCATGAGGTTACGGGGCAGTGTGATGGCGGTTATATTTTGTTGAAGCCCGCCTCCCAGGGTACCGGTGTTATTGCCGGTGGCGGGATGCGCGCGGTGCTGGAGCTCTCCGGGATTCATGATATCCTGGGTAAATCTCTGGGCAGCGGAAACAAGGTTAACGTGGTTAAGGCGACCATCAACGCGTTGGAGTCCCTGCGATCTCGGGATGAGATCATGGCGGCTCGGCAGAACTAA
- the rplR gene encoding 50S ribosomal protein L18, which produces MKTVDRKENRARRHTRIRKHIAGTAERARLCVMVSNKHIYVQLVDDDKGVTLASVSSSGKDGVGKKNTEGAKLLGKRLAEIATEMGVKNVVFDRGGYKYHGRVKAIADAVREAGFKF; this is translated from the coding sequence ATGAAAACAGTCGACAGAAAAGAAAATCGTGCACGCAGGCACACACGGATTCGCAAGCATATCGCCGGGACGGCGGAACGCGCTCGCTTGTGTGTGATGGTCTCCAACAAGCATATCTATGTGCAGCTTGTGGATGATGATAAGGGAGTGACGTTGGCCTCGGTGTCATCATCTGGTAAAGATGGTGTCGGCAAGAAAAACACCGAAGGCGCCAAGTTGCTTGGAAAACGTTTGGCAGAAATTGCCACGGAAATGGGCGTCAAAAACGTCGTGTTTGACCGCGGTGGATATAAGTATCATGGCCGGGTTAAGGCGATTGCCGATGCCGTACGTGAGGCAGGGTTTAAATTCTAG
- the rplF gene encoding 50S ribosomal protein L6, translating into MSRIGKKPIAIPKGVTVLVSGGTVSAKGPKGDLVTKLPPSIKAEVKDANIIVSTVEDTVRGHSFHGLGRSLVANMVLGVDKGYSIELELQGVGFRAAVQGSKLTMNIGYSSPVVHEAPAGITVAVKDSVITVGGADKQLVGDVAARIRSYYPPEPYKGKGIRYKGEHVRRKAGKTVA; encoded by the coding sequence ATGTCTAGAATCGGCAAAAAACCGATAGCTATCCCGAAGGGCGTAACGGTCCTCGTGAGTGGCGGGACGGTATCGGCTAAGGGTCCTAAGGGTGACTTGGTGACGAAACTTCCTCCGTCCATCAAGGCGGAAGTGAAGGATGCAAATATCATCGTGAGTACGGTCGAAGACACAGTCCGGGGGCATAGCTTCCATGGACTGGGTCGGAGTCTGGTGGCGAATATGGTCCTGGGCGTGGACAAGGGGTATTCGATTGAACTTGAACTTCAGGGCGTCGGTTTCCGTGCGGCCGTGCAGGGCAGCAAGCTGACGATGAATATTGGTTATTCAAGCCCGGTGGTGCACGAGGCGCCCGCGGGTATTACAGTGGCAGTTAAGGATAGTGTGATAACGGTTGGGGGCGCGGATAAGCAGCTCGTGGGTGATGTTGCAGCGCGTATTCGCTCCTATTATCCGCCCGAGCCCTATAAGGGCAAGGGAATCCGTTATAAGGGCGAACATGTCCGGCGTAAGGCCGGCAAGACGGTGGCCTAA
- the rpsH gene encoding 30S ribosomal protein S8 has product MSLSDPISDMLNRIRNASGAGLKTTDISHSKMKGEIAVILKKEGYVRDVTVEGQGREKVLRVVLKYDASRNPTIRGLRRVSKPGLRRYVGFDEIPLVLGGMGVSILSTPSGIVTDNEARRKRVGGELLCQIW; this is encoded by the coding sequence ATGAGTTTGTCGGATCCTATCAGTGACATGTTGAATCGCATCCGGAATGCATCGGGTGCGGGTTTGAAAACGACTGACATCAGCCATTCTAAGATGAAGGGCGAGATTGCGGTTATTTTGAAGAAGGAAGGCTATGTCCGCGACGTCACCGTCGAGGGACAGGGTCGCGAAAAAGTGTTGAGAGTGGTATTGAAATATGATGCCAGCCGCAACCCGACCATCAGGGGGTTACGCCGGGTTAGCAAACCGGGGCTCAGGCGCTACGTGGGTTTCGATGAAATCCCCTTGGTGTTGGGCGGCATGGGGGTATCAATTTTGAGCACCCCGTCCGGTATTGTGACGGATAACGAAGCACGGCGGAAGCGCGTGGGCGGAGAGTTGCTCTGTCAAATCTGGTAA
- a CDS encoding type Z 30S ribosomal protein S14 — MAKKSQEVKASRTPKFSTRRYNRCKRCGRRHAFMRKFQVCRICFRELASTGMIPGVIKASW; from the coding sequence TTGGCTAAGAAATCACAGGAAGTCAAGGCGAGCCGCACGCCGAAGTTTAGCACTCGCCGCTACAACCGCTGTAAACGCTGCGGGCGACGACATGCTTTTATGCGCAAGTTCCAGGTATGCCGTATTTGCTTCCGGGAACTGGCATCAACGGGGATGATCCCCGGAGTAATTAAGGCGAGCTGGTAA
- the rplE gene encoding 50S ribosomal protein L5 — protein sequence MTGLKTKYKEEVVPALMKSLGCKNVMDVPRMLKVTINMGFNSTVDKDQIRAISDDLGTISGQKPVITKARKSISNFKLRQGMPVGAKVTLRGNRMYEFMERLIHAALPRIRDFRGLPAKGFDGRGSYTFGLQEQSIFPEIDPDVVKKVQGMNVTIVTSASTDARARELLTMVGIPFMKSNK from the coding sequence ATGACGGGACTTAAGACGAAATATAAAGAAGAAGTTGTGCCCGCGTTGATGAAATCGCTGGGCTGCAAGAATGTGATGGATGTTCCGCGCATGCTGAAGGTCACCATTAATATGGGCTTCAACTCCACGGTTGACAAAGATCAGATTCGCGCCATTTCTGATGACTTGGGAACGATCTCAGGGCAGAAGCCGGTCATCACAAAAGCGCGTAAGAGTATCTCGAATTTCAAGTTGCGCCAGGGGATGCCGGTCGGTGCGAAGGTGACCCTTCGCGGCAACCGGATGTATGAATTCATGGAGCGACTCATTCATGCCGCTTTACCCCGCATACGCGATTTTCGCGGGTTGCCGGCAAAAGGGTTTGATGGACGGGGAAGCTACACCTTCGGTCTTCAGGAACAGTCAATTTTTCCTGAAATTGACCCGGATGTTGTTAAAAAGGTGCAGGGAATGAACGTGACGATTGTCACATCGGCGTCAACGGATGCGCGGGCTCGTGAACTGCTCACGATGGTCGGTATTCCATTCATGAAGTCGAATAAGTAG
- the rplX gene encoding 50S ribosomal protein L24 produces the protein MNIRRNDIVVATRGRDKGKQGKVLQIVTGKHRAIVEGLCMVTKHLRKSQDNPKGGIVQKESSIALANLMVYCPQCKKAVRVKRVAEGDKRIRKCKKCGQAFDS, from the coding sequence ATGAATATCCGACGAAACGATATCGTTGTGGCCACACGGGGCCGTGACAAGGGTAAGCAGGGAAAGGTGCTTCAGATTGTGACTGGGAAGCATCGTGCGATTGTTGAGGGACTTTGCATGGTGACCAAACATCTTCGGAAGTCCCAGGACAATCCGAAGGGGGGCATCGTGCAGAAGGAATCTTCCATTGCGCTTGCCAACCTGATGGTCTACTGCCCGCAGTGTAAGAAGGCGGTCCGCGTAAAGCGTGTGGCCGAGGGTGACAAGCGGATCCGCAAGTGCAAAAAATGCGGCCAAGCATTTGACTCGTAA